A window of the Mannheimia granulomatis genome harbors these coding sequences:
- a CDS encoding ABC transporter substrate-binding protein — protein MKKWLIPLTVATFCLAACDDKNNTQANVQKAATPNEQLQKNAEMLPLVTVVAPWELNSLDLNQSGVIFQRMNLAETLVEANSEGQLVAGLATQWESNADATLWTFTLRDATFHNGKPLNAQAVEKSLKIAHSKPGVLQKAFIKDIKALDANKVQFELTQPFVPFPSFLTHYTTLILAEESFDAQGNVTEVIGTGAFKATKIEAPQKLETVRFEGYWGNKPQLQQANYLASSRSETRTLMAQSDATSLVFNLDKASVARLKTDPNLQLINTSIARTMQLKMDLAKPFFNDLTIRQALSQAINRKAIAEQILKIQDGMADQILPKSFADWRVETKETTLSHEEVIAKIKENLTASGYQYNAEGKLTKDGKPFSFTLRTYSDRPELPITATILQAEWKKIGIDVNVSVGNFSEIPSGHQDGTLEMALYSFNYAKTLDPFALIVQDYANGGSDWGVMNWRNETLENSLKQIEVERDPQKNKQLKQQVSQIIYDELPIIPIVYDQQTVVSHKGINGLTLDPFERRFYLEKLSK, from the coding sequence ATGAAAAAGTGGTTAATTCCGTTAACAGTAGCAACATTCTGTCTTGCTGCTTGTGATGACAAAAACAATACCCAAGCAAATGTACAAAAAGCGGCAACGCCAAATGAACAATTGCAAAAAAATGCAGAAATGTTACCGCTTGTGACCGTAGTTGCGCCTTGGGAATTAAACAGCTTAGATCTTAACCAATCGGGCGTCATTTTCCAACGAATGAACCTTGCTGAAACCTTAGTGGAAGCCAATTCAGAGGGACAATTGGTAGCAGGTTTAGCCACTCAATGGGAAAGCAATGCTGATGCTACCCTTTGGACATTCACCCTGCGTGATGCAACATTCCACAACGGCAAACCACTAAACGCACAAGCGGTAGAAAAATCCTTAAAAATTGCACATTCCAAACCGGGTGTATTACAAAAAGCGTTTATCAAAGACATTAAGGCTTTGGATGCCAACAAAGTACAATTTGAATTAACCCAACCCTTTGTACCATTTCCTTCTTTCTTAACACACTACACCACGCTTATTCTGGCGGAAGAAAGTTTTGACGCACAAGGCAATGTTACCGAGGTTATCGGTACAGGGGCGTTTAAAGCGACTAAAATTGAGGCGCCACAAAAATTGGAAACTGTCCGTTTTGAGGGCTATTGGGGTAATAAGCCACAGCTTCAGCAAGCGAATTATCTTGCCAGCAGCCGTAGTGAAACCCGCACGCTGATGGCACAAAGCGATGCAACTTCACTGGTGTTCAACTTAGATAAAGCCAGCGTGGCTCGCTTAAAAACCGATCCGAATTTACAGCTAATCAATACCTCAATTGCCCGTACGATGCAGCTGAAAATGGACTTAGCCAAACCGTTCTTTAATGATTTAACGATTCGCCAAGCATTATCACAAGCCATTAACCGCAAAGCGATCGCTGAGCAGATCTTAAAAATCCAAGATGGCATGGCAGATCAAATTCTACCGAAATCTTTTGCTGACTGGCGTGTAGAAACCAAAGAGACTACACTCAGCCATGAAGAAGTGATTGCAAAAATTAAGGAAAATTTAACCGCTTCCGGCTATCAATATAATGCTGAAGGTAAGCTCACTAAAGATGGTAAGCCGTTTAGCTTCACACTAAGAACTTACTCAGATCGTCCGGAATTGCCAATTACCGCAACTATTTTGCAAGCAGAATGGAAGAAAATCGGTATTGATGTAAATGTATCTGTAGGTAACTTCAGTGAGATTCCGTCTGGTCACCAAGACGGTACATTAGAAATGGCACTTTACTCATTCAACTACGCCAAAACCCTCGACCCATTTGCCTTAATTGTGCAAGATTATGCCAATGGCGGCAGCGATTGGGGGGTGATGAACTGGCGTAATGAAACCTTAGAAAACTCGCTCAAACAAATTGAAGTAGAACGCGATCCACAGAAAAACAAACAGCTGAAACAGCAGGTCAGCCAAATTATCTATGATGAATTGCCGATTATTCCGATCGTCTACGATCAACAAACTGTGGTGTCGCATAAAGGTATTAACGGCTTAACTCTTGACCCATTTGAACGCCGTTTCTATTTAGAAAAATTATCGAAATAA
- a CDS encoding phosphodiester glycosidase family protein, with protein MKLFFFLLSLLLANFTHAENQCIDYSDQSPFHITRVDLNCKNLAFIGSEKSDSGSTVSSFAEKYQTDVAINANFYWKDYTPIGLVVSQGKRWSKYGDVRNRVIFACDKTNKCIIEAKNKITPLNPKWQIAISGWHWYNAKNGKFECAENDKVGCVQSIFHDKHPRTLLGLNEQKNWLYLVVVEGRQLTFGGVTLDELAELASKLELTQAINLDGGGSSSMVIGNKRVNSLPILQNEERKVANHFGVKTTN; from the coding sequence ATGAAACTATTTTTCTTCCTATTATCTCTGCTATTAGCCAATTTCACCCACGCAGAAAATCAATGTATTGATTATTCCGATCAATCCCCTTTTCACATCACTCGGGTGGATTTGAACTGCAAGAATTTAGCCTTTATCGGCTCGGAAAAAAGCGATAGCGGATCAACGGTGTCTTCCTTTGCCGAAAAATATCAAACCGATGTGGCAATCAACGCCAATTTTTATTGGAAAGACTACACTCCTATTGGCTTAGTTGTTTCTCAAGGAAAACGCTGGTCAAAATATGGTGATGTGCGTAATCGAGTCATTTTTGCTTGTGATAAAACCAATAAATGTATTATTGAGGCAAAAAATAAAATTACTCCTCTGAACCCGAAATGGCAAATAGCGATTAGCGGTTGGCATTGGTATAACGCCAAAAACGGAAAATTTGAGTGTGCGGAAAATGATAAGGTCGGCTGCGTACAAAGTATTTTTCACGATAAGCACCCTCGCACCTTGCTTGGATTGAACGAGCAGAAAAATTGGCTCTATCTGGTTGTGGTGGAAGGGCGACAGCTTACCTTTGGAGGCGTAACTTTAGATGAGCTAGCTGAACTTGCCAGCAAACTTGAGCTAACACAGGCGATCAACCTTGATGGAGGAGGCAGTTCAAGCATGGTAATCGGCAACAAGCGGGTAAATTCTTTGCCTATTTTGCAAAATGAAGAGCGGAAAGTTGCCAACCATTTTGGCGTAAAAACAACCAATTAA